In Rhodococcus sp. OK302, one genomic interval encodes:
- a CDS encoding HAMP domain-containing sensor histidine kinase — translation MRPPMQLTRSVSLRWRVTLLAASVVAIAVAVMAIAAYAVVSRALYADVDHQLRTRASVLIDSNVVRFDPRYISGATLYTTDISVALIFSNLDTYQPPGSDVPIGDAEIAVARGISDSSLRTVDGQRVLAQRTHDGSALVIAQRLEPTVAVLDRLAWVLFVVGGCGVILAAVAGTTVGRTGLRPIARLTAATERVARTDDLTQIPVTGSDELARLTESFNTMLRALSESRERQSRLVADAGHELRTPLTSLRTNMELLIASSRPGAPQIPDEDMKELRADVVAQIEELSTLVGDLVDLAREDAPETVYERVDVSDVVERSLERARRRRNEIEFDAVTTPWFVYGDQAGLSRAVLNVLDNAAKWSPKGEKVHVDMRPVGQGLLELTVSDAGPGIPEEDRELVFDRFYRSTAARSMPGSGLGLAIVRQVVIKHGGTIAIDESDRGGALVRIVLPGEPGPTAA, via the coding sequence ATGCGCCCCCCGATGCAACTGACCCGATCGGTGTCGTTGCGTTGGCGGGTCACACTGCTCGCGGCGTCCGTCGTGGCGATCGCTGTGGCTGTCATGGCCATCGCGGCCTACGCCGTTGTCTCACGCGCGCTCTATGCCGATGTCGATCACCAATTACGCACCCGCGCATCCGTTCTCATCGACAGCAACGTCGTGCGGTTCGATCCGCGATACATCAGCGGCGCGACGCTCTACACCACCGATATCAGTGTTGCTCTGATCTTCTCGAATCTCGATACCTACCAGCCTCCCGGCTCCGACGTTCCGATCGGTGACGCCGAAATTGCGGTGGCACGTGGAATTTCCGACTCGTCGCTACGTACCGTCGACGGGCAGCGTGTACTCGCGCAGCGGACTCACGACGGAAGCGCTTTGGTGATCGCGCAACGGCTCGAGCCCACCGTCGCAGTGCTCGATCGGCTTGCCTGGGTGCTGTTCGTCGTCGGCGGATGCGGTGTCATCCTGGCCGCGGTGGCCGGGACAACAGTGGGACGCACAGGTTTACGGCCGATCGCACGATTAACGGCTGCGACCGAGCGAGTGGCCAGAACCGACGATCTGACCCAGATCCCGGTAACCGGCAGTGACGAATTGGCGCGTCTGACCGAGAGTTTCAACACGATGCTCCGGGCCCTCTCCGAATCTCGGGAGAGGCAAAGCAGACTCGTCGCCGACGCCGGCCACGAATTGCGCACACCGCTGACATCGCTCCGGACCAACATGGAACTTCTCATCGCGTCGAGTCGGCCGGGTGCACCGCAGATCCCGGACGAGGACATGAAAGAACTGCGCGCCGACGTCGTCGCACAGATCGAAGAACTCTCTACCCTCGTTGGCGACCTGGTCGATCTCGCTCGGGAGGATGCACCCGAAACTGTCTACGAGAGAGTCGATGTGAGTGACGTCGTCGAACGCTCACTCGAACGAGCGCGTCGGCGCCGCAACGAAATCGAATTCGATGCCGTGACCACACCCTGGTTTGTCTACGGCGATCAAGCCGGTCTCTCGCGCGCAGTCCTCAACGTCCTCGACAACGCCGCGAAGTGGAGTCCGAAGGGTGAAAAGGTGCATGTCGACATGCGTCCCGTCGGCCAAGGCTTGTTGGAATTGACGGTCAGCGATGCGGGACCGGGTATTCCGGAGGAGGATCGGGAGTTGGTGTTCGATCGTTTCTACCGGTCCACGGCGGCGCGTTCCATGCCGGGATCCGGACTGGGACTGGCGATTGTGCGTCAAGTCGTGATCAAACACGGCGGCACTATCGCGATCGACGAATCCGATCGGGGTGGGGCACTGGTTCGGATTGTGCTGCCAGGTGAACCGGGGCCGACCGCCGCGTAA
- a CDS encoding response regulator transcription factor gives MRILVVDDDRAVRESLRRSLSFNGYTVELAVDGLDALEKIIANRPDAVVLDVMMPRLDGLEVCRRLRSAGDDLPILVLTARDSVSERVAGLDAGADDYLPKPFALEELLARLRALLRRTAPDPDADSEMMSFEDLTLDPVTREVKRGERSISLTRTEFSLLEMLMANPRRVLTRGRILEEVWGYDFPTSGNALEVYVGYLRRKTEADGEPRLIHTVRGVGYVLRETPP, from the coding sequence ATGCGTATTTTGGTGGTCGACGACGACCGAGCGGTTCGCGAGTCGCTGCGGCGGTCGCTCAGCTTCAACGGCTACACGGTCGAGCTCGCGGTCGACGGACTCGACGCACTCGAAAAGATCATCGCCAACCGTCCCGACGCCGTTGTTCTCGACGTCATGATGCCGCGCCTCGACGGTCTCGAAGTGTGCCGCCGTCTGCGTAGCGCCGGCGACGATCTGCCCATCCTCGTGCTCACCGCCCGTGACTCGGTCAGTGAGCGCGTCGCCGGCCTCGATGCGGGTGCCGACGATTATCTCCCCAAGCCGTTCGCTCTGGAAGAGTTGCTCGCCCGCTTGCGTGCGCTGCTCCGCCGGACTGCGCCGGATCCGGACGCCGATTCCGAGATGATGAGTTTCGAGGACCTCACCCTCGACCCCGTCACCCGCGAGGTCAAGCGCGGCGAGAGGTCCATCAGCCTCACCCGGACGGAGTTCTCACTCCTCGAAATGTTGATGGCGAACCCGCGCCGAGTCCTCACTCGGGGGCGCATCCTCGAAGAGGTGTGGGGATACGACTTCCCGACCTCCGGAAACGCACTCGAGGTCTACGTCGGGTATCTGCGTCGTAAAACCGAAGCAGACGGTGAACCGAGGTTGATCCACACCGTCCGCGGAGTTGGCTATGTCCTTCGGGAGACGCCGCCGTGA
- a CDS encoding trimeric intracellular cation channel family protein, whose translation MLLTILELVGIVAFAASGALVGVTKRLDIFGVCSVGVFTGIGGGIVRDLLLGVHPPSSLSSWPYFGTAAVTSLVVFYLHEPLNRLRREILALDALGMGLFASTGTIIALENNASSLAATLIGATAAIGGGVIRDVLVNEVPLLLHKDLYAVPALLGAALVVTVSEFGLSTNGALVCGTVFAAVFRLLALWRHWSLPGPRRTED comes from the coding sequence GTGCTGCTGACGATCCTCGAACTGGTGGGCATCGTGGCGTTCGCGGCGTCCGGTGCTCTGGTGGGCGTCACCAAGCGACTTGATATTTTCGGGGTGTGCTCGGTGGGAGTGTTCACCGGTATCGGCGGCGGTATCGTCCGAGACCTCCTCCTCGGTGTCCATCCGCCGAGTTCCTTGAGTAGTTGGCCGTACTTCGGTACCGCCGCGGTGACGTCGCTGGTCGTCTTCTATCTGCACGAGCCGCTCAACAGATTGCGTCGTGAAATCCTGGCGCTCGACGCACTGGGAATGGGGCTGTTCGCAAGTACCGGCACCATCATCGCGCTGGAGAACAATGCCAGTTCGCTCGCCGCGACGTTGATCGGCGCTACCGCCGCGATCGGGGGCGGCGTGATCCGTGACGTTCTCGTCAACGAGGTACCGCTCCTGCTCCACAAGGATCTTTACGCGGTGCCGGCTCTCCTCGGCGCTGCGTTGGTGGTCACAGTTTCGGAGTTCGGACTGTCTACGAACGGCGCGCTGGTGTGCGGCACCGTATTTGCCGCAGTGTTCAGATTGCTTGCGTTATGGCGTCATTGGAGCCTGCCCGGACCCCGGCGTACCGAAGACTGA
- the rpsR gene encoding 30S ribosomal protein S18 — translation MAVKRSPSKKPRPVEGRKPKKNPLFAAKITHVDYKDINLLRTFISDRGKIRSRRVTGLTPQQQRQVAVAVKNAREMALLPFTAAR, via the coding sequence ATGGCAGTCAAGCGTTCACCGTCGAAGAAGCCACGTCCCGTAGAGGGACGTAAGCCCAAGAAGAACCCGTTGTTCGCAGCGAAGATCACGCATGTCGATTACAAGGACATCAACTTGCTTCGCACGTTCATTTCGGACCGTGGCAAGATCCGTAGCCGTCGTGTCACGGGCCTGACCCCGCAGCAGCAGCGTCAGGTCGCCGTTGCAGTGAAGAACGCACGCGAGATGGCGTTGCTCCCCTTCACCGCCGCACGGTAA
- a CDS encoding AEC family transporter, with the protein MSGVVAGFTVIFVVIAIGYLLGRLGTLGDHGQFVLGRLVFFVATPALLFTTLASSDLSVIFSPTLAVASATAFAVGALYVLVAKIWLDRPLPELTIGALSASYVNSANLGIPIAVFVLGDATFVAPLLLFQIVVYSPIALTILDLTALRGHDAEKLSLIDTVTAPFKNPIVLAGAAGLTVALVGWAPPRALMQPFELIGATSVPGALLAFGLSLYGVRVLEKGSSPRRDVALASTLKIVVQPVLAYLMAHFLLGIDGHQLFAIVVVSTLPTAQNVFIYASRYRRGMVLARDSAFVTTLASIPAIALVTALLA; encoded by the coding sequence GTGTCGGGAGTTGTTGCGGGTTTCACCGTCATCTTCGTGGTGATCGCAATCGGATACCTGCTGGGGCGTCTGGGCACTCTGGGCGATCACGGGCAGTTCGTTCTGGGCCGCCTCGTGTTCTTTGTCGCTACGCCGGCTCTGCTGTTCACGACACTCGCGTCGTCGGATCTGTCGGTGATCTTCTCCCCGACCCTCGCGGTAGCGTCGGCCACTGCCTTTGCCGTCGGCGCGTTGTACGTCCTTGTGGCCAAGATCTGGCTGGATCGGCCGCTACCGGAACTGACGATCGGCGCGCTCTCCGCGTCGTACGTGAACTCTGCGAACCTCGGTATTCCCATCGCTGTTTTTGTGCTGGGCGACGCCACATTTGTTGCTCCGCTGCTGCTGTTCCAGATCGTTGTCTACTCCCCCATCGCGTTGACGATTCTCGATCTCACTGCCTTGCGTGGCCACGACGCCGAGAAGCTGTCGCTCATCGACACGGTGACCGCTCCGTTCAAGAACCCGATCGTGTTGGCCGGTGCGGCAGGCTTGACGGTTGCACTTGTCGGCTGGGCACCACCGCGGGCGCTGATGCAGCCGTTCGAACTGATCGGGGCCACGTCCGTTCCCGGCGCTCTGCTCGCGTTCGGGCTGTCCTTGTACGGCGTGCGTGTATTGGAAAAGGGCTCGAGCCCCCGACGTGATGTCGCCTTGGCGTCGACGCTCAAAATTGTGGTTCAACCGGTGCTCGCCTATCTGATGGCGCATTTCCTACTCGGCATCGACGGCCACCAATTGTTCGCGATCGTCGTCGTCTCCACCTTGCCGACGGCTCAGAACGTCTTCATCTACGCGAGTCGCTACCGCCGCGGCATGGTGCTGGCTCGCGACAGTGCTTTTGTCACCACTTTGGCATCAATTCCGGCGATTGCGCTGGTCACAGCGTTGCTCGCTTGA
- a CDS encoding vWA domain-containing protein, whose amino-acid sequence MTHNPRYRPYDGGPDPLAPPVDLREALAAIGDDVLAGTSPRQALRELLRRGNRDMRGLDELTADVNRRRREMLRRNNLGGTLDEVRKLLDKAVLEERKELARALDDDARFNEMRIEELPASTAHAVQDLADYNWRSEQAHADYDKIRDLLGREVLDQRFSGMKQALEGATDEDREQIREMLADLNQLLDAHARGKDTPRQFSEFMDKHGQYFPDNPRNVEELLDSLAQRAAAAQRLRNSLSQEQRDELDALAQQAFGDPSLMSELSQLDQFLQAARPGEDWEGSQQFRGQQGMGLGEGTGALSDIAELESLADQLSQQYAGAGLDDIDPELLARQLGEEAAADVRTLADLEKALQEQGFFDRAPDGQWRLSPKAMRQLGQTALRDVAGQLSSRTGQRDTRRAGAMGEPTGASREWEFGDTEPWDVTRTITNAVLRDPGRIPVRLTVADVEVAETEQRSQAAVALLVDTSFSMVMEDRWVPMKRTALALNHLVSTRFRSDELQLIAFGRHAHVLDPSELAGLDGAWDQGTNLHHALLLAARHLRRHSNAQPVVLIVTDGEPTAHLEPDGEARFDYPPSARTLGLTVRALDAVARLGAKVTFFRLGEDPGLARVVDRMAHRVGGRVIAPDVEGLGAAVVSDYMRGRR is encoded by the coding sequence ATGACACATAACCCGCGTTACCGGCCGTACGACGGAGGTCCCGATCCATTGGCCCCGCCGGTGGATCTTCGTGAGGCGCTGGCGGCGATCGGCGACGACGTTCTGGCGGGGACGTCGCCGCGGCAGGCGTTGCGAGAGTTGCTGCGGCGCGGTAACCGCGACATGCGCGGGCTCGACGAACTCACGGCGGACGTGAATCGTCGTCGACGAGAGATGTTGCGTCGCAACAACCTCGGCGGAACCCTCGACGAGGTACGCAAACTCCTCGACAAAGCAGTACTCGAGGAGCGTAAGGAGTTGGCTCGGGCGCTCGATGATGACGCACGATTCAACGAGATGAGGATCGAGGAGTTGCCGGCGTCGACGGCGCACGCGGTTCAGGATCTGGCAGATTACAACTGGCGTAGTGAGCAGGCGCATGCCGACTACGACAAGATCCGTGACCTTCTGGGACGTGAAGTTCTGGATCAGCGGTTCTCCGGTATGAAGCAGGCTCTCGAGGGTGCCACCGACGAAGATCGGGAGCAGATCCGGGAGATGCTGGCAGATCTCAATCAATTGCTCGACGCTCATGCCCGCGGCAAGGACACTCCGCGACAGTTCTCGGAGTTCATGGACAAGCACGGGCAGTATTTTCCCGACAATCCGAGGAACGTCGAGGAACTACTCGACTCGCTCGCGCAGCGGGCGGCGGCGGCGCAACGATTGCGAAATTCGCTCTCTCAGGAGCAGCGTGACGAGCTGGATGCTTTGGCACAACAGGCTTTCGGTGATCCGAGTTTGATGAGCGAACTCAGTCAACTCGATCAGTTCCTGCAGGCAGCGAGGCCCGGCGAAGACTGGGAAGGTTCGCAGCAGTTTCGCGGCCAGCAGGGCATGGGTTTAGGGGAGGGCACCGGCGCACTGTCGGACATTGCCGAGTTGGAATCGCTGGCTGACCAACTGTCGCAACAGTATGCGGGCGCCGGTCTCGACGATATCGATCCGGAATTGTTGGCCAGGCAACTCGGCGAGGAAGCAGCGGCCGACGTACGTACCCTTGCTGACCTCGAAAAGGCTTTACAGGAGCAGGGTTTCTTCGATCGAGCACCCGACGGTCAATGGCGGTTGTCACCCAAGGCGATGCGGCAACTCGGCCAGACCGCGCTCCGCGACGTTGCCGGTCAGCTGTCTTCACGGACCGGCCAGCGGGATACGCGTCGGGCCGGGGCGATGGGTGAACCCACCGGAGCGTCGCGGGAATGGGAGTTCGGTGACACCGAACCTTGGGATGTGACACGGACGATCACGAATGCGGTGTTGCGTGATCCGGGTCGAATTCCCGTGCGGCTCACGGTTGCCGACGTCGAGGTGGCAGAAACCGAACAGCGCAGCCAGGCCGCAGTGGCCTTGCTGGTGGACACGTCGTTTTCCATGGTGATGGAGGATCGCTGGGTTCCGATGAAGCGCACGGCGCTTGCGCTCAATCATCTTGTCAGCACACGGTTTCGCAGCGACGAACTGCAACTCATCGCCTTCGGACGTCACGCTCACGTCCTCGACCCGTCGGAGCTGGCCGGGTTGGACGGAGCGTGGGATCAAGGAACCAACTTGCACCACGCGTTGTTGTTGGCGGCCAGGCACCTTCGACGCCATTCCAACGCCCAACCGGTGGTATTGATCGTCACAGATGGTGAGCCGACCGCACACCTCGAACCCGACGGCGAGGCACGATTCGACTATCCGCCGAGCGCGCGAACCCTTGGATTGACGGTTCGTGCTCTCGACGCCGTAGCCAGGTTGGGCGCCAAGGTGACGTTCTTCCGGCTCGGTGAAGACCCCGGCCTCGCTCGGGTGGTCGACCGTATGGCCCATCGGGTTGGTGGGCGTGTCATCGCTCCCGACGTGGAGGGTCTGGGAGCGGCCGTGGTCAGCGATTACATGCGCGGGCGGCGATAG
- a CDS encoding ATP-binding protein — protein sequence MTVAKTLGELRASGHVQRSVKEEIRENLLAALRDGRDPWPGIVGFEETVAPQLERALIAGHDVVLLGERGQGKTRVLRTLALLLDEWTPVIDGSELGEHPYEPITPASIRRARELGDELPVLWRHRSERYSEKLATPDTSVADLIGDVDPVKVAEGRSLGDPETIHFGLVPRAHRGIVAINELPDLAERIQVSLLNVMEERDIQVRGYTLRLPLDVLLVASANPEDYTNRGRIITPLKDRFGAEIRTHYPVELLDEIAVIDQEAHLAAEVPDYLLEILARFTRLLRESTSVDQRSGVSARFAVAGAETVSAAAVRRAAILGEADPVARPVDLDSVVEVLRGKVEFESGEEGRELEVLEHLLRRATADTVRVRLGGIDLSTLVSAVELGNTIVTGESVTAKAFLDELPELDVLDEIAERLGARSDGERAAGAELALEGLYLARRISKDQGPGGRSVYS from the coding sequence GTGACTGTCGCCAAGACCCTCGGGGAGCTACGGGCCTCCGGACACGTACAGCGAAGTGTCAAAGAAGAAATACGCGAGAACCTGCTCGCCGCGTTGCGGGACGGCCGTGATCCCTGGCCCGGGATAGTCGGGTTCGAGGAAACAGTCGCCCCGCAACTCGAGCGGGCACTGATTGCCGGCCACGACGTCGTGTTGCTCGGTGAACGTGGGCAGGGCAAGACTCGGGTACTGCGCACACTTGCCTTGTTGCTCGACGAGTGGACGCCCGTCATCGACGGCTCGGAACTGGGGGAGCATCCCTACGAGCCGATTACTCCGGCCTCGATCCGGCGTGCGCGTGAACTCGGTGATGAATTACCGGTTCTGTGGCGCCATCGCAGCGAGCGGTACTCCGAGAAACTTGCGACCCCGGATACGTCCGTCGCCGACCTGATCGGTGACGTCGATCCGGTCAAGGTCGCCGAAGGCCGCAGTCTGGGTGATCCCGAGACCATTCACTTCGGACTCGTGCCGCGCGCGCATCGTGGAATTGTTGCGATCAACGAACTTCCCGACTTGGCCGAGCGCATTCAGGTATCGCTTCTCAACGTGATGGAAGAGCGTGACATCCAAGTCCGTGGATACACGCTGCGACTCCCGTTGGATGTGCTGTTGGTAGCCAGTGCGAACCCCGAGGACTACACCAATCGCGGACGCATCATCACGCCGCTCAAGGATCGTTTCGGAGCTGAGATTCGCACGCACTACCCCGTTGAATTGCTTGACGAGATTGCCGTGATCGACCAGGAAGCGCATCTGGCGGCAGAAGTCCCCGATTACCTACTCGAGATTCTGGCTCGATTCACGCGGTTGTTGCGCGAATCCACTTCGGTGGATCAACGATCGGGGGTGTCGGCTCGTTTTGCCGTGGCCGGTGCCGAGACTGTCAGCGCTGCCGCAGTGCGCCGCGCGGCAATCCTGGGCGAGGCGGATCCTGTTGCGAGGCCGGTGGATCTGGATTCGGTCGTGGAGGTGCTTCGAGGCAAGGTGGAGTTCGAATCCGGTGAGGAAGGTCGCGAACTGGAGGTGCTCGAACATCTGCTCCGCCGGGCGACGGCCGATACCGTTCGCGTACGTCTGGGCGGAATCGACTTGTCGACGTTGGTGAGTGCCGTGGAGCTGGGCAACACGATTGTCACTGGCGAATCCGTCACGGCCAAAGCATTTTTGGACGAACTGCCCGAACTCGATGTTCTGGACGAGATCGCGGAGCGGTTGGGGGCACGATCCGACGGTGAGCGTGCTGCGGGCGCGGAGTTGGCGCTCGAAGGGCTGTATTTGGCCCGACGGATCTCGAAAGATCAAGGCCCGGGCGGACGCTCGGTGTATTCCTGA
- a CDS encoding VOC family protein, with protein MPTPTMFFLNLPVKDLGKATAFYEGLGYAKNPQFSDDNASSIVISDTIVVMLLAEPFFKTFTSKEIADTTVSTEALLGLSAETREAVDSIVDKALATGGSAGNATQDHGFMYSRSFQDPDGHIWEIIWMDQSQVES; from the coding sequence ATGCCGACACCGACCATGTTCTTCCTCAACCTCCCCGTCAAAGACCTGGGCAAGGCCACCGCGTTCTACGAGGGACTGGGCTATGCCAAGAACCCGCAGTTCTCCGACGACAATGCGTCGTCGATCGTCATCAGCGACACCATCGTCGTGATGTTGCTGGCCGAGCCGTTTTTCAAGACATTCACGTCCAAGGAAATCGCCGATACGACGGTGTCGACGGAAGCGCTCCTCGGGCTTTCGGCGGAGACCCGCGAGGCCGTGGATTCCATCGTCGACAAGGCATTGGCAACCGGCGGCAGCGCCGGAAATGCGACGCAGGACCACGGATTCATGTACTCACGGAGCTTCCAGGATCCGGACGGCCACATCTGGGAAATCATCTGGATGGACCAGTCTCAAGTAGAGAGTTGA
- a CDS encoding DUF4126 domain-containing protein has translation MDSWVLPAMLGLGLAAASGMRTFLPLLMLSTAVHFELFGITVGESMRWIGSTGALVALAIAAVVELCADLIPFVDNALSVVGNVTGPIAGAIAAWAAFSHFDPAIAAIAGIIVGAPTALTFSAAQTGTRAVSTATTGGLANPVISVVEDVLTFFTSLIAMILPLLIIPLLAALLWFSWRGWRRVRSLRTA, from the coding sequence ATGGATTCCTGGGTCTTGCCCGCGATGCTCGGCCTCGGCCTTGCTGCCGCGTCGGGTATGCGAACTTTCCTGCCATTGTTGATGCTGAGCACGGCCGTCCATTTCGAACTGTTCGGCATCACCGTCGGTGAGTCGATGCGGTGGATCGGATCCACCGGCGCACTAGTGGCTCTGGCGATCGCCGCCGTCGTCGAACTGTGTGCCGATCTGATCCCCTTCGTGGACAACGCGCTCTCTGTCGTGGGTAACGTCACGGGGCCCATCGCCGGAGCTATCGCAGCGTGGGCTGCGTTCAGCCATTTCGATCCGGCAATCGCCGCGATAGCCGGCATCATCGTCGGGGCGCCCACGGCTCTGACCTTCAGCGCCGCCCAAACCGGAACGCGGGCCGTCAGCACCGCGACTACCGGCGGGCTCGCCAACCCGGTCATTTCCGTAGTCGAAGACGTACTGACATTCTTCACGTCGCTGATCGCGATGATCCTTCCGCTCCTGATCATTCCGCTGCTCGCCGCGCTCTTGTGGTTCAGTTGGCGCGGATGGCGACGCGTCCGCAGTCTGCGTACCGCGTGA
- a CDS encoding alpha/beta hydrolase: MSDTEITFQSGPVTLFGSLRLVAGPDRKAPAALILAGSGPTDRNGDSTLLEGDIGTLRFIADILEEQGISSLRYDKIGSGETGLGPYEIDEIADLGFNTYVDAASDGLDFLAQQPGVDADRLIIVGHSDGAIVALAVATASEGARVSSLALVEPLSIRLLDLLTNQIHGQLDAVVGAGQLPVELADELRVALAGAVESLRTDGTVPDDLPEPLRNAGLVYANAKALAEEDALDPVALAAMLPAGIPVLTSCSAKDIQIVPSDVAALDDALSHTSLTSVRMRNASFVLKELGDEQSTGADYVAPLPYSDEFAKPFAEWVRSLT, from the coding sequence ATGTCCGACACCGAGATCACTTTTCAATCAGGGCCAGTCACCCTCTTCGGGAGCCTGCGACTGGTCGCCGGTCCCGACCGGAAGGCGCCGGCGGCGCTCATCCTCGCGGGTAGCGGCCCCACCGATCGCAACGGCGACAGCACACTTCTCGAAGGCGATATCGGAACGCTCCGCTTCATCGCGGATATCCTTGAAGAACAGGGCATTTCAAGTCTGCGCTACGACAAGATCGGCAGCGGCGAAACCGGATTGGGTCCCTACGAGATCGACGAGATCGCCGATCTCGGCTTCAACACCTACGTCGACGCAGCGTCCGACGGACTCGACTTTCTGGCGCAGCAACCGGGCGTCGACGCTGATCGACTCATCATCGTCGGCCACAGCGACGGGGCGATCGTCGCGCTCGCCGTGGCAACTGCGAGTGAGGGTGCCCGGGTGAGTTCGCTCGCACTCGTCGAGCCGTTGAGTATCCGTCTCCTCGACCTGTTGACCAACCAGATCCACGGGCAGCTCGACGCCGTTGTCGGGGCCGGGCAACTGCCGGTCGAATTGGCCGACGAACTCCGGGTAGCGCTCGCCGGGGCTGTGGAATCGCTACGCACCGACGGCACTGTTCCGGATGATCTTCCCGAGCCGCTGCGGAACGCCGGTCTGGTTTACGCAAACGCGAAGGCACTGGCGGAAGAGGACGCCCTGGATCCCGTTGCACTCGCGGCTATGCTCCCCGCTGGAATACCGGTGCTGACAAGTTGCTCGGCGAAAGACATTCAGATTGTTCCGTCCGACGTCGCGGCACTCGACGACGCGTTGTCCCACACGTCCCTGACGTCGGTGCGGATGCGGAACGCCAGTTTTGTACTCAAGGAACTCGGTGACGAGCAGTCGACCGGCGCCGATTACGTCGCACCCCTGCCGTACTCGGACGAGTTCGCGAAACCGTTTGCCGAGTGGGTCCGTTCACTCACCTGA
- the purH gene encoding bifunctional phosphoribosylaminoimidazolecarboxamide formyltransferase/IMP cyclohydrolase: MSERKAVRRALVSVYDKSGLIELATGLHEAGVELVSTGSTASKIADAGIPVTPVEALTGFPECLEGRVKTLHPRVHAGVLADTRKPDHLAQLEELGIATFELVVVNLYPFTATVASGATPDECVEQIDIGGPSMVRAAAKNHPSVAVVVDPARYTDVLAAVAGGGFTLRERTVLAAQAFQHTASYDVAVASWMTSTIAADEDGSQFPAWVGATWNRSAVLRYGENPHQDAALYENPAAPAGLAQAEQLHGKEMSYNNYTDSDAAWRAAYDFADPAVAIIKHANPCGIAVGTDIADAHRKAHACDPVSAFGGVIAANREVTVELAEQIADIFTEVVIAPSYADGAVEVLQRKKNIRVLKAAAPTATGIELRPISGGTLLQQRDVLDADGDNPANWTLANGEAADAETLKDLEFAWRASRSVKSNAILLASGGASVGVGMGQVNRVDAAHLAVQRAGDRVVGSVAASDAFFPFPDGLQVLLNAGVKAVVQPGGSVRDNEVIAAAKEAGVTLYLTGARHFAH; encoded by the coding sequence CGCAAGGCTGTGCGCCGCGCACTTGTCAGCGTCTACGACAAGAGTGGTCTGATCGAGCTGGCCACAGGCCTGCACGAGGCCGGTGTCGAGTTGGTGTCGACCGGCTCGACCGCGTCGAAGATCGCCGACGCCGGTATCCCCGTGACGCCGGTCGAGGCTCTGACCGGATTCCCCGAATGCCTCGAAGGTCGAGTGAAGACGCTGCATCCGCGCGTTCACGCCGGCGTTCTGGCCGACACTCGCAAGCCGGATCACCTCGCTCAGCTCGAGGAACTCGGTATCGCGACGTTCGAACTCGTCGTCGTCAACCTGTACCCGTTCACTGCGACGGTTGCCTCGGGCGCCACGCCGGACGAGTGCGTCGAGCAGATCGACATCGGCGGTCCGTCGATGGTGCGTGCTGCCGCCAAGAATCACCCGTCGGTGGCAGTTGTCGTCGATCCCGCTCGTTACACCGACGTGTTGGCTGCTGTTGCCGGCGGCGGATTCACGTTGCGTGAGCGCACTGTTCTTGCGGCGCAGGCGTTTCAGCACACCGCGTCCTACGACGTGGCTGTTGCGAGCTGGATGACCAGCACCATTGCTGCAGACGAAGACGGTTCGCAGTTCCCCGCCTGGGTTGGAGCTACCTGGAACCGCAGCGCTGTTCTGCGTTACGGCGAGAACCCGCACCAGGATGCTGCACTGTACGAAAACCCGGCTGCGCCTGCAGGTTTGGCTCAGGCGGAGCAGTTGCACGGCAAGGAGATGTCGTACAACAACTACACGGACTCCGATGCCGCGTGGCGTGCAGCGTACGACTTCGCTGATCCGGCAGTTGCAATCATCAAGCACGCCAACCCGTGTGGCATCGCTGTGGGCACCGACATCGCCGACGCTCACCGCAAGGCTCACGCCTGTGACCCCGTCAGCGCATTCGGTGGCGTCATCGCTGCCAACCGTGAGGTCACAGTCGAACTGGCCGAGCAGATCGCCGACATCTTCACCGAGGTCGTCATCGCCCCGTCCTACGCAGACGGAGCAGTTGAGGTTCTGCAGCGCAAGAAGAACATTCGTGTTCTGAAGGCTGCTGCGCCGACAGCAACCGGCATCGAACTGCGCCCCATTTCGGGTGGCACGTTGCTGCAGCAGCGCGACGTTCTCGACGCGGATGGCGACAACCCGGCCAACTGGACCCTCGCCAACGGTGAAGCTGCAGACGCCGAAACGCTCAAGGATCTCGAATTCGCTTGGCGCGCAAGCCGCTCCGTGAAGTCCAACGCAATCCTGCTGGCTTCCGGCGGTGCATCGGTGGGCGTCGGCATGGGCCAGGTCAACCGCGTGGATGCAGCGCATCTCGCTGTTCAGCGTGCCGGTGACCGCGTCGTAGGTTCGGTAGCAGCATCGGACGCGTTCTTCCCGTTCCCCGACGGCCTTCAGGTTCTCCTGAATGCCGGCGTCAAGGCTGTGGTTCAGCCCGGCGGTTCGGTTCGTGACAACGAGGTGATTGCGGCGGCCAAGGAAGCCGGCGTCACTCTCTACCTGACAGGTGCGCGCCACTTCGCGCACTGA